Proteins encoded in a region of the Trichosurus vulpecula isolate mTriVul1 chromosome 9, mTriVul1.pri, whole genome shotgun sequence genome:
- the LOC118831622 gene encoding 60S ribosomal protein L36 produces the protein MAIRYPMAVGLNKGHKVTKNVSKPRHCRRRGRLTKHTKFVRDMIREVCGFAPYERRAMELLKVSKDKRALKFIKKRVGTHIRAKRKREELSNVLAAMRKAAAKKD, from the coding sequence ATGGCCATCCGATACCCCATGGCCGTGGGCCTTAACAAGGGCCACAAAGTTACCAAAAACGTTTCGAAGCCGCGACACTGCCGCCGCCGTGGGCGCTTGACCAAACACACCAAGTTTGTGAGAGATATGATCCGGGAAGTGTGTGGATTTGCCCCTTATGAGAGGCGTGCCATGGAATTATTAAAGGTCTCTAAGGATAAGAGAGCCCTTAAGTTCATCAAAAAAAGGGTGGGAACTCACATCCGggccaagaggaagagagaggagctcaGCAACGTCCTAGCTGCCATGAGGAAGGCTGCTGCCAAGAAGGACTAA